The Aerococcus christensenii genome segment TTACAAGATATTGAAAAAACAATGGGAGATCAGGTAAAAATCATTAAAATTCCTTTTGAAGAAAATGCAAGTTTAGTCTGTGAATATCAAGTAGAAGGATATCCGACTTTAATTGTGCTAAAAAATGGAAAAGAAGTTAATCGGAAATCAGGTTTACAACAAAAACCTGTCATCATTAAAATGATTGAGGAGGCATAACCATGACCGTTACTTATGAATATAAACAACATTTAATCGAACAACAAGCAAAATCTGAAGAATTAATGCTAGAAGAATTTCACCAAGGACACTATACGATGGAGGATCCTTTAATTAAAGTGAATCCCTATCTTATTAATCCTTTAGCTGCTGTGATCTTATTTGAAACAGAAGAAGAAACGGCCATTACCGTTCGGGTTAAAGGAAAAAAGAAAGAACAAGATTTTTATCACAGTTTTGGTCGTGCTAAGGAACATGTGCTACCGATTATTGGTTTGTATAGTGATTATGAAAATCAAATTGAAATTTATCCTTGGCAAAAGTATGATGAAAAAGTAACCGTTACGATTCAGACAGAAGCTGTCAAACAAGATTCTTTAGTTGAATCGATGGAAACCACGCCAGCCTATATGCAAGATAATGTGTTAATGATGGGACCAGCTATTTCTGACTTAGCTATGGCAGTGGATTCTGCTGGAGATGTACGAATGGCTTTAACCGTGCCTATGGCATGGGATATTAAACGTCAAAAGAACGGAAATCTCATTATGGGATCGGAACGTGTTATTCGGATGCCATACTTTGTATCTGGACTTTATGAATTCAGTCCAGTAGG includes the following:
- a CDS encoding thioredoxin family protein, which produces MLKDFVQEEFDTDIKKGVVLLDFYSKTCGPCKMLAFILQDIEKTMGDQVKIIKIPFEENASLVCEYQVEGYPTLIVLKNGKEVNRKSGLQQKPVIIKMIEEA